The following proteins are co-located in the Xiphophorus hellerii strain 12219 chromosome 2, Xiphophorus_hellerii-4.1, whole genome shotgun sequence genome:
- the znf710a gene encoding zinc finger protein 710a: MRSLKHLKHHSRSNVEEESSCLVRTFPKMTEAHVDVGTQTEPVVVLSLAQAAVLGLISQNEIFGATIAPNGFYTGEPKECPPPPPESVEYEYADQLIGANGDYLAEPAGEQEPQPHCSERRRPGPRGRTKRPRSNGEIESPQHKDVAPQAQVKGERLDFDTPPSCIHMNNRHTSSKLEDSTTHHTSLKKEQTCGNCSSCVRVTPIPQSDEQTDLEHEDTSVREKERKEEELVVAEEEEEALNLKTTGENSSSLENRYYDSNEVAYESADMPMQGEYEENGQAQAMLWSDPEGLARRMQIDRLDINVQIDESYCVDVGEGLKRWKCRMCEKSYTSKYNLVTHILGHNGIKPHECLHCGKLFKQPSHLQTHLLTHQGTRPHKCTVCEKAFTQTSHLKRHMLQHTDVKPYSCRFCGRGFAYPSELRTHENKHENGQCHVCTQCGLEFPTYAHLKRHLTSHQGPTTYQCTECNKSFAYRSQLQNHLMKHQNVRPYVCPECGMEFVQIHHLRQHALTHKGMKEFKCDVCAREFTLSANLKRHMLIHASVRPFQCHICFKTFVQKQTLKTHMIVHLPVKPFKCKVCGKSFNRMYNLLGHMHLHAGSKPFKCPYCTSKFNLKGNLSRHMKVKHGIMDTTIDGHEPPQETEGQEEYEDESFEFSERENRANNNNTPDVAKLSQMEYYSNYGKGAGRFSASGTVPSTPN, from the exons ATGAGATCCCTGAAACACCTCAAACATCACTCCAGGAGCAATGTG gagGAAGAAAGTAGCTGTTTGGTGCGAACTTTTCCAAAGATGACTGAGGCCCACGTGGATGTGGGCACACAAACAGAGCCTGTGGTGGTGTTATCACTTGCACAAGCTGCTGTTCTTGGACTCATCTCCCAGAATGAAATATTTGGGGCTACCATTGCCCCAAATGGCTTTTACACAGGGGAGCCAAAAGagtgtcctcctcctcctcctgagtCAGTGGAGTATGAGTATGCTGACCAGCTGATAGGTGCTAACGGGGACTACCTGGCAGAGCCTGCTGGTGAGCAGGAGCCCCAGCCGCACTGCAGCGAGAGAAGACGCCCTGGTCCCCGTGGGAGGACCAAGAGGCCGAGGAGCAATGGGGAGATAGAATCTCCTCAGCACAAAGACGTTGCTCCACAGGCTCAGGTTAAAGGGGAAAGACTTGATTTTGACACTCCTCCTTCCTGCATTCACATGAATAACAGACACACGTCCAGCAAATTAGAGGATTCAACCACCCATCATACCTCCTTGAAAAAGGAACAGACCTGTGGAAACTGTTCGTCATGTGTGAGAGTTACGCCCATCCCACAGTCAGACGAACAGACAGACCTGGAGCATGAAGACACTTCTGTTagggagaaagagaggaaggaagaagagTTAGTGGTAgcggaagaagaggaagaggcaCTGAATCTAAAGACAACTGGAGAGAATAGCAGTTCTCTGGAGAATCGTTATTATGATTCCAATGAGGTGGCCTATGAGTCTGCTGACATGCCGATGCAAGGAGAATATGAGGAGAATGGCCAAGCACAGGCCATGCTGTGGTCAGACCCGGAGGGGCTCGCCAGACGAATGCAGATTGACAGACTGGACATAAATGTACAGATTGATGAGTCTTACTGTGTTGATGTAGGAGAAGGTCTGAAACGCTGGAAATGTCGTATGTGTGAGAAGTCCTACACGTCTAAATATAATCTTGTCACTCATATCCTGGGTCACAATGGAATTAAGCCTCATGAGTGTCTGCACTGCGGGAAGCTTTTCAAACAACCGAGCCACCTTCAGACTCACCTGCTCACTCATCAGGGGACCCGACCCCACAAATGCACAGTGTGTGAAAAAGCATTCACACAGACTAGTCACCTGAAGAGGCACATGCTGCAGCACACAGATGTTAAGCCTTACAGCTGCCGCTTCTGCGGCCGTGGCTTTGCCTACCCCAGTGAGCTGAGAACCCATGAGAACAAACACGAAAACGGTCAGTGCCATGTCTGTACCCAATGTGGGCTTGAATTTCCAACCTACGCCCACCTGAAACGTCACTTAACCAGCCATCAGGGTCCGACTACGTACCAGTGTACAGAATGCAACAAATCTTTTGCATATCGGAGCCAGCTGCAGAACCACTTGATGAAGCATCAGAACGTTCGACCCTATGTTTGTCCAGAATGTGGGATGGAGTTTGTGCAGATCCACCACCTTCGACAGCATGCCCTCACCCACAAG GGCATGAAAGAATTCAAGTGTGACGTGTGTGCCAGAGAGTTCACTCTGTCAGCCAACCTGAAGAGACACATGCTGATCCATGCCAGTGTGAGACCCTTCCAGTGCCACATCTGTTTCAAGACCTTTGTCCAGAAGCAAACCCTCAAAACACACATGATTGTCCACCTACCTGTCAAACCCTTCAAATGCAAG GTCTGTGGGAAGTCATTCAATAGAATGTACAATCTGCTTGGCCACATGCACCTCCACGCTGGCAGCAAGCCCTTCAAGTGCCCTTACTGCACCAGCAAGTTCAACCTGAAGGGCAACCTGAGTCGACACATGAAAGTTAAGCACGGCATTATGGACACCACAATAGATGGACATG AACCCCCCCAGGAGACGGAAGGCCAAGAGGAGTATGAAGACGAGAGCTTTGAATTCAGTGAGCGAGAAAACCGcgccaacaacaacaacacaccCGATGTGGCCAAACTATCTCAAATGGAGTACTACAGCAACTATGGGAAGGGTGCAGGGCGCTTTAGTGCATCAGGGACAGTACCAAGTACCCCAAACTGA